From Anaerohalosphaera lusitana, one genomic window encodes:
- a CDS encoding sensor histidine kinase → MHRSCLFVLPVVAITAILAQAAAFFIEPAASKLIIAISGLTGLAALSGLLFYLVMAGKSVSHITKTLNSGKSIDRKDFKAGALGGLVKAVSAYVEQLQQRADQAEHDLSDMQVSVGLLERQKKNIEEIIYSIRDAVIVCDDRDRIVMANSAAEEVLDFDANESGMRALDKIVAWPELVKLVQTSRRSKQRHVKHELSLELHGEPKTYDCIISCVIDDNQEVAGIVAVMHDITKEKEISQMKNDFVSHVSHELKTPLASINAYAEMLVDGEADDQETITQFCTIIQSQADRLNRLIEEILNISRIESGLIKVDKEDVSLTMLVQEAAKMIKSYAGEKSIGIDMPAPIIYDQVNADKDMMSQVIINYLSNAVKYTPAGGEVSVQSQVDEADGFVRVTVTDNGVGIPPEDVDHVFDKFYRVESNKKYAKGTGLGLNLVKQIVEKVHGGRVFVTSEVGKGSTFGFEVPLAAKAALSPK, encoded by the coding sequence GTGCATCGATCATGCTTATTTGTTTTACCGGTAGTCGCAATCACCGCAATCCTTGCGCAGGCAGCAGCATTCTTTATTGAGCCGGCTGCCTCAAAACTGATAATCGCCATATCAGGTCTGACGGGGCTGGCAGCTCTTTCAGGCCTTTTGTTTTATCTGGTTATGGCGGGAAAATCGGTTTCTCATATTACGAAAACACTTAATAGCGGAAAGTCTATCGACCGTAAAGACTTCAAAGCGGGTGCATTGGGTGGACTTGTAAAAGCGGTCTCAGCGTACGTTGAGCAGTTGCAGCAAAGGGCGGATCAGGCAGAACATGATCTTTCGGATATGCAGGTAAGCGTAGGACTGCTCGAAAGACAGAAGAAAAATATCGAGGAGATAATTTACAGCATTCGTGATGCCGTGATCGTTTGCGATGATCGCGACCGGATAGTAATGGCCAATTCTGCCGCGGAAGAGGTACTCGACTTCGATGCAAATGAAAGCGGTATGCGGGCCCTGGACAAGATAGTTGCATGGCCCGAGCTGGTCAAACTCGTACAGACCAGCAGACGCAGTAAACAGAGACACGTTAAGCATGAATTGAGTCTCGAATTACACGGCGAGCCCAAAACATACGACTGCATCATCTCCTGCGTGATCGATGACAACCAGGAGGTTGCAGGCATCGTTGCGGTTATGCATGACATAACGAAGGAGAAGGAAATATCGCAGATGAAGAACGACTTCGTCAGCCATGTCTCGCACGAGCTCAAAACGCCTTTGGCTTCTATAAATGCCTACGCGGAAATGCTCGTGGACGGTGAAGCGGACGATCAGGAAACCATAACCCAGTTTTGCACTATCATTCAGAGCCAGGCGGACAGACTCAACCGGTTGATCGAGGAGATCCTTAACATTTCAAGGATCGAGTCCGGACTGATAAAGGTGGATAAAGAAGACGTCAGCCTGACTATGCTCGTACAGGAAGCGGCGAAAATGATCAAGAGCTACGCAGGCGAAAAGAGCATCGGCATCGATATGCCTGCTCCGATAATATACGATCAGGTCAACGCAGACAAAGATATGATGTCGCAGGTGATAATAAATTACCTGAGTAACGCCGTCAAATACACACCTGCAGGCGGCGAAGTAAGCGTTCAAAGCCAGGTAGATGAAGCTGACGGGTTTGTCAGGGTCACAGTGACCGATAACGGCGTGGGCATCCCCCCGGAAGATGTCGATCATGTGTTCGATAAGTTCTACAGGGTCGAATCCAACAAGAAATACGCCAAGGGTACCGGTTTGGGGCTTAATCTGGTCAAACAAATAGTCGAAAAGGTTCATGGTGGACGAGTTTTCGTCACCAGTGAAGTCGGCAAGGGCAGCACATTCGGTTTCGAAGTGCCTTTGGCTGCCAAAGCGGCCCTGTCGCCAAAATAG
- a CDS encoding response regulator: protein MDKKKALVVDDEIHIVQVVAIKLRNNGFEVMTADNGQKALDVAKDFQPDIVVTDYQMPFMDGVELIESLRQNEDTKQTPVIMLTARGFAIEDERREKLQISDFLSKPFSPRQLLASVEQALGETVKA, encoded by the coding sequence ATGGATAAGAAAAAAGCTCTCGTTGTTGATGATGAGATCCATATCGTTCAAGTCGTAGCCATAAAGCTGCGAAATAACGGATTCGAGGTTATGACTGCTGATAACGGGCAGAAGGCTTTGGATGTCGCTAAAGATTTTCAGCCTGATATCGTCGTCACCGATTATCAGATGCCCTTCATGGATGGCGTCGAACTGATCGAATCATTAAGGCAGAACGAGGATACGAAGCAAACGCCCGTTATCATGCTGACGGCCAGGGGATTTGCGATCGAAGATGAAAGACGTGAAAAGCTCCAGATATCCGATTTCCTCAGCAAGCCCTTCAGTCCCAGACAGCTTCTGGCAAGTGTCGAGCAGGCTCTGGGCGAAACCGTCAAAGCATAA
- a CDS encoding HD-GYP domain-containing protein, which translates to MPETITKTLAGSQLEHLTKLKQGVEPLGAHVALFDQHGSCLYSSQCRDEAEQIEKIKYCVDKTLEVQSDRVCEFTEYLGTLSSRVNLDGQQNGVLIVDAQDYIDRHKHKTAAFCHEHGLEPTQCEQIFDMWDGTKIILGEMLRSAAESMESASRNDQQIEIVSTELAQTYEELVLLYNMSTNMKVTQSNATYLQMACDQVTQMVDVEGIAVFMEKSEGFTKSFCLTAGSGVVMIDQALADIVQARLSEELRRGQEALLDSDIDSPFSYDWPESLKNIIAVPLQNSERMIGFMVATNIINKSDFDSNEVKLFNSVANQCAVFIDNGRLFGDLKELFMGALKALTNSIDAKDQYTRGHSERVAFISRWIAERLTEKKGLSQAEIDKIYLAGLLHDIGKIGIDEKVLRKNKALTDSERGQIMSHPRIGSMILADIKQMKDIVQGVLCHHERYDGKGYPEGLAGENVPLMGRIISVADSFDAMTSKRVYRDAMGLEKALSEIEKGSGTQFDADVVEAFINSDIRQLWRVIQDGYQDGFIEAWDYDSFLEYGTRAVGTLLR; encoded by the coding sequence ATGCCTGAGACAATCACAAAAACTCTGGCCGGTTCACAGCTCGAACACCTTACCAAACTCAAGCAGGGTGTCGAGCCCTTAGGCGCGCACGTCGCTTTGTTTGACCAGCACGGAAGTTGTCTGTACTCGTCACAGTGCCGCGATGAAGCGGAGCAAATAGAAAAAATTAAGTATTGTGTCGACAAGACGCTTGAGGTTCAAAGTGATAGAGTGTGCGAATTTACTGAGTATCTGGGAACGCTCAGCAGCAGAGTCAATCTGGACGGCCAGCAAAACGGTGTTCTTATAGTAGATGCACAGGATTATATTGACAGACATAAGCATAAGACTGCAGCATTCTGTCATGAGCATGGCCTTGAGCCCACTCAATGCGAGCAGATCTTCGATATGTGGGACGGCACGAAGATAATACTAGGCGAGATGCTCCGGTCAGCAGCCGAAAGCATGGAAAGTGCTTCCCGTAATGATCAGCAGATCGAAATCGTCAGTACTGAGCTGGCTCAGACGTACGAGGAATTGGTGCTTCTCTACAATATGAGCACCAACATGAAGGTTACCCAGTCAAACGCCACTTATCTGCAGATGGCCTGTGATCAGGTTACGCAGATGGTTGACGTGGAGGGAATAGCCGTATTCATGGAGAAATCGGAAGGATTCACGAAGAGCTTCTGTCTGACTGCGGGCTCGGGCGTGGTAATGATCGACCAGGCACTGGCTGATATTGTCCAGGCCAGGCTGTCCGAAGAATTGAGAAGGGGTCAGGAAGCGCTGCTGGACAGTGATATAGACTCACCGTTCTCATATGACTGGCCCGAGAGCCTGAAGAATATTATTGCTGTCCCGCTGCAGAACAGCGAACGCATGATCGGTTTTATGGTCGCTACCAACATTATAAACAAAAGCGATTTCGACAGCAACGAGGTCAAACTCTTCAATTCCGTTGCAAATCAGTGTGCGGTTTTCATTGACAACGGCAGACTGTTCGGCGACCTCAAGGAGCTCTTCATGGGAGCCCTGAAGGCACTGACGAATAGTATCGATGCGAAGGATCAGTACACCCGAGGCCATTCGGAAAGGGTCGCATTCATTTCCCGTTGGATCGCGGAGAGGCTGACTGAGAAAAAAGGTCTTAGCCAGGCTGAGATCGACAAGATATATCTGGCTGGCCTGCTCCATGACATCGGTAAAATTGGTATCGATGAAAAGGTGCTTCGTAAGAACAAGGCCCTGACTGATTCAGAGAGGGGCCAGATCATGTCGCATCCTCGGATCGGCTCGATGATACTGGCAGACATTAAGCAGATGAAGGACATTGTCCAGGGCGTTCTCTGCCATCACGAACGATATGACGGAAAAGGCTACCCCGAGGGCCTGGCCGGTGAAAACGTACCGCTCATGGGGCGCATAATCAGCGTTGCGGACAGCTTCGATGCAATGACCTCCAAACGTGTATACCGCGATGCGATGGGGCTTGAAAAGGCATTATCCGAGATCGAAAAGGGCAGCGGCACTCAGTTCGACGCGGACGTTGTAGAAGCATTCATAAATAGCGACATAAGACAATTGTGGCGAGTCATTCAGGACGGCTACCAGGACGGATTTATCGAGGCCTGGGATTATGACAGCTTCCTTGAGTATGGTACTCGTGCGGTAGGAACATTGCTGCGATGA